Proteins co-encoded in one Armatimonadota bacterium genomic window:
- a CDS encoding ABC transporter ATP-binding protein yields MAGESDPAAREVPLLEVAGLSMAFGGIVALHRVDLTVRARELVSIIGPNGAGKTTLFNCICGLYRPQAGVVRFRGAPLPPRPDAVARCGIARTFQNIELFRGSTTLDNVMLGRHLHIRASLLDAALATPRWRREEARHRRRVEEILDFLDLQAYRRRRVGDLPLGLQRLVEIARALATEPALLLLDEPSAGMTAEEKADLVHRIRDIREEWGITVILVEHDLKLVMGISDWIAVLDHGEKIAEGPPAAVQRDPAVISAYLGEPA; encoded by the coding sequence ATGGCGGGCGAATCCGATCCCGCCGCGCGGGAGGTCCCCCTGCTGGAGGTCGCGGGCCTGTCCATGGCCTTTGGCGGGATCGTGGCGCTGCACCGCGTGGACCTGACCGTCCGGGCGCGGGAGCTGGTCTCCATCATCGGGCCCAACGGCGCGGGCAAGACCACCCTGTTCAACTGCATCTGCGGGCTCTACCGGCCCCAGGCCGGCGTCGTCCGCTTCCGCGGCGCGCCCCTGCCGCCGCGGCCCGACGCCGTGGCCCGGTGCGGCATCGCCCGCACCTTCCAGAACATCGAGCTGTTCCGCGGCAGCACCACCCTCGACAACGTGATGCTCGGCCGCCACCTGCACATCCGCGCGTCGTTGCTGGACGCTGCCCTGGCCACGCCGCGCTGGCGGCGCGAGGAGGCCCGGCACCGCCGGCGGGTCGAGGAGATCCTCGACTTCCTGGACCTCCAGGCGTACCGGCGTCGCCGGGTCGGCGACCTGCCGCTGGGGCTGCAGCGCCTGGTGGAGATCGCCCGCGCCCTGGCCACCGAGCCCGCCCTCCTGCTGCTGGACGAACCCTCGGCCGGCATGACCGCCGAGGAGAAGGCCGACCTGGTCCACCGCATCCGCGACATCCGCGAGGAGTGGGGCATCACGGTGATCTTGGTCGAACACGACCTCAAGCTGGTGATGGGCATCTCCGACTGGATCGCGGTCCTCGACCACGGCGAGAAGATCGCCGAGGGCCCTCCTGCGGCCGTGCAGCGCGATCCGGCGGTGATCAGCGCCTACCTGGGGGAGCCCGCGTGA
- a CDS encoding radical SAM protein, which produces MRPWQPTGVRVLPRVEWVEVEARSVLNRVEGMPFRWSINPYRGCQHQCVFCYARRTHWFLDQDGVQDWGARIFVKVNAPEVLRRELAHPAWTREEVHIGTATDPYQPAEGAYRLTRRILEVLRDFHTPACIVTRSTMVVRDLDVLRQLACGPGVTVCVSIATLDVALARQLEPDVPPPEGRLAALRTLAEAAVPVGVLLAPVLPGLTDAPAQLAAVVEAARAHGARWLWTNTLHLGDVTRQAFFAYLERWHPELVEEYAALYRGKYAPRAYQRRVQAVVAAVKRRAGFDDGPAADRARPRAAGAPSGAVEPPADDVHPTPTTCPVATQIALF; this is translated from the coding sequence ATGCGACCGTGGCAGCCCACCGGCGTGCGCGTGCTGCCCCGGGTCGAGTGGGTCGAGGTCGAGGCCCGGTCGGTCCTCAACCGCGTCGAGGGCATGCCCTTCCGCTGGTCGATCAACCCCTACCGCGGCTGCCAGCACCAGTGCGTGTTCTGCTACGCCCGGCGCACCCACTGGTTCCTGGACCAGGACGGCGTGCAGGACTGGGGGGCCCGGATCTTCGTCAAGGTCAACGCGCCCGAGGTGCTGCGCCGGGAACTGGCGCACCCTGCGTGGACCCGCGAGGAGGTCCACATCGGCACCGCCACCGACCCGTACCAGCCGGCCGAGGGCGCCTACCGGCTCACCCGGCGGATCCTGGAGGTGCTGCGCGACTTCCACACGCCGGCCTGCATCGTGACCCGGTCCACCATGGTCGTCCGCGACCTCGACGTGCTGCGCCAGCTGGCGTGCGGTCCGGGGGTGACGGTCTGCGTCAGCATCGCCACGCTGGACGTGGCGCTGGCGCGCCAGCTCGAGCCCGATGTGCCGCCGCCGGAGGGCCGGCTGGCGGCGCTGCGGACGCTGGCCGAGGCCGCCGTGCCGGTCGGCGTCCTGCTGGCGCCGGTGCTCCCGGGGCTCACCGACGCGCCGGCGCAGCTCGCGGCGGTAGTCGAGGCGGCGCGCGCGCACGGGGCCCGCTGGCTGTGGACCAACACGCTGCACCTGGGCGACGTCACGCGCCAGGCCTTCTTCGCCTACCTGGAACGGTGGCACCCGGAGCTGGTGGAGGAGTACGCGGCGCTCTACCGGGGGAAGTACGCGCCCCGAGCCTACCAGCGACGGGTCCAGGCCGTCGTGGCGGCGGTCAAGCGCCGGGCGGGGTTCGATGATGGGCCTGCCGCGGACAGAGCGCGTCCGCGCGCCGCGGGCGCTCCGTCCGGCGCGGTGGAGCCCCCCGCAGACGACGTCCACCCGACGCCGACGACGTGTCCCGTGGCCACCCAAATCGCGCTGTTCTGA
- a CDS encoding sugar ABC transporter permease, translating into MALPSGARALPAPAAVARRTLADRDDVLARLLLAPALVYVIALVGVPFVLAIVLSFSSATAGSLELSWVGLRNFLAILPDPQFHRALWNTLIFTLVSQALVIVLAVTAAHVLQAAFLGRRAVRFLLLLPWAAPVSLATMAWTWIFDSTFSVVNWTLRFLRLTQDWYYWFGDPTLAMIAIITVHVWRMFPFATVVTLAGLTALPHEITEAAVVDGASFWRRLLEINLPLLLPIVTVAVLFGVVFTSTDLGVVYLLTRGGPYNSTHVLASLAFQRGILGANLGQGAAVALFLLPVLVVVAAGMLRTARRAEVGT; encoded by the coding sequence GTGGCCCTGCCTAGCGGCGCCCGCGCGCTGCCCGCACCGGCCGCTGTCGCGCGACGCACCCTGGCCGACCGCGACGACGTGCTGGCGCGGCTGCTGCTGGCGCCGGCCCTCGTCTACGTTATCGCGCTGGTGGGCGTGCCGTTTGTGTTGGCCATCGTCCTCAGCTTCTCGTCGGCCACCGCGGGCAGCCTGGAGCTCTCCTGGGTCGGCCTGCGGAACTTCCTGGCGATCCTGCCCGACCCGCAGTTTCACCGTGCGCTGTGGAACACGCTGATCTTCACGCTGGTCTCGCAGGCGCTCGTCATCGTCCTGGCGGTGACCGCGGCGCACGTGCTGCAGGCCGCTTTCCTCGGCCGGCGCGCCGTGCGCTTCCTGCTGCTGTTGCCCTGGGCAGCGCCCGTGTCGCTGGCGACCATGGCGTGGACGTGGATCTTCGACTCGACGTTCAGCGTGGTCAACTGGACCCTGCGGTTCCTGCGGCTCACCCAGGACTGGTACTACTGGTTCGGGGACCCCACCCTGGCCATGATCGCCATCATCACCGTCCACGTCTGGCGCATGTTCCCCTTCGCCACGGTGGTGACGCTGGCCGGGCTGACGGCACTGCCCCACGAGATCACCGAGGCGGCGGTGGTCGACGGCGCGAGCTTCTGGCGCCGGCTGCTGGAGATCAACCTGCCGCTGCTGTTGCCCATCGTGACGGTCGCGGTGCTCTTCGGGGTGGTGTTCACGTCGACCGATCTGGGGGTGGTCTACCTGCTCACCCGCGGCGGCCCCTACAACAGCACCCACGTGCTGGCGAGCCTGGCGTTCCAGCGGGGCATCCTGGGCGCCAACCTGGGCCAGGGCGCCGCCGTGGCGCTGTTCCTGCTGCCCGTTCTGGTGGTCGTCGCGGCGGGCATGCTGCGGACGGCGCGACGCGCCGAGGTGGGGACGTGA
- a CDS encoding ABC transporter substrate-binding protein, with translation MRTGLRLAGLLALVSLVAAAAVAQERGVTATEIVLGTSMPTSGPAAFWGLGVGGGIDAWLRHTNEQGGIHGRRFRFIVKDDGYLPPRAVANVRELVERDGIFALVSQIGTANCFAVRDFVVEARVLWITPACGADIWAGMRDRNRYLFVTYPGYTDEGIFLTKYGVEKLNARKIAVFYQNDLYGQQGLLGVKRGVAQAKGARLVAQVSYEVTDADVAAQALKLKESGADTLILYATPRHGALIVREIVRLGYRPTLLSTFTLLDPIMFQLAGDAWDGVHLASYIPLPGTDPKVDAVLATLTRINPALARNPFNAIAGVSFVEPFLEGLRRAGPALTRDRVVEAMETIQNWDGEVIRGVTFSREHRQGINRLFMVRVERGRFVKLTDWYTYPKKF, from the coding sequence ATGCGCACCGGACTTCGTCTTGCGGGACTGCTGGCGCTCGTGTCGCTGGTGGCGGCTGCGGCCGTCGCCCAAGAGCGCGGCGTCACCGCCACCGAGATCGTCCTGGGCACGTCCATGCCCACCTCGGGCCCCGCGGCCTTCTGGGGGTTGGGCGTCGGCGGGGGCATCGACGCGTGGCTGCGGCACACGAACGAGCAGGGCGGCATCCACGGCCGCCGGTTCCGGTTCATCGTCAAGGACGACGGCTACCTGCCACCCCGTGCCGTCGCCAACGTGCGCGAGCTCGTCGAGCGCGATGGGATCTTCGCCCTCGTCTCGCAGATCGGCACCGCCAACTGCTTTGCGGTGCGTGACTTCGTGGTGGAGGCTCGGGTGCTCTGGATCACCCCCGCCTGCGGCGCCGACATCTGGGCCGGGATGCGCGACCGCAACCGCTACCTCTTCGTCACCTACCCCGGCTACACGGACGAAGGCATCTTCCTGACGAAATACGGCGTGGAGAAGCTCAACGCCAGGAAGATCGCGGTCTTCTACCAGAACGACCTCTACGGGCAGCAGGGGCTGCTGGGCGTCAAGCGCGGCGTCGCCCAAGCCAAGGGCGCCAGGCTCGTCGCGCAGGTCTCCTACGAGGTGACCGACGCCGACGTGGCGGCCCAGGCGCTGAAGCTGAAGGAGTCGGGCGCCGATACCCTGATCCTCTACGCGACGCCGCGCCACGGGGCGCTGATCGTCCGCGAGATCGTCAGGCTGGGCTACCGGCCCACCCTGCTGTCCACGTTCACCCTGCTGGATCCCATCATGTTCCAGCTGGCGGGCGACGCCTGGGACGGCGTCCACCTGGCGTCCTACATCCCGCTGCCGGGTACTGACCCCAAGGTCGATGCCGTGCTGGCGACGCTGACGCGCATCAACCCGGCGCTGGCGCGCAATCCCTTCAACGCCATCGCCGGCGTCTCGTTCGTCGAGCCGTTCCTGGAGGGCCTGCGGCGGGCCGGGCCCGCCCTGACGCGGGACCGCGTCGTCGAGGCGATGGAGACGATCCAGAACTGGGACGGTGAGGTGATCCGCGGCGTCACCTTCTCGCGGGAGCACCGGCAGGGCATCAACCGCCTGTTCATGGTGCGTGTCGAGCGGGGGCGCTTCGTGAAGCTCACCGACTGGTACACGTACCCCAAGAAGTTCTGA
- a CDS encoding SDR family oxidoreductase, which yields MAGILERLFDLHGHAALVTGGSRGIGFEIARALGEAGARVAILARRSEWLQPAEQALRAAGVPCAGIAADVADPDQVARAVDAAQQAVGDLTILVNAAGRTWGAPAEAMPLERWREVMEANATGTFLVSQAVGRGMIARRYGRILNVASVAGLQASAPEIAPISGYAASKGAVIAYTRQLAVEWAPYGITVNALAPGFVHTRMADVVITRAGQRLVDRIPVGRVGEPADLLGIVLALVAPSAGYITGQVVVVDGGMTAV from the coding sequence ATGGCCGGAATTCTCGAGCGGCTCTTCGACCTCCACGGCCACGCCGCCCTGGTCACCGGCGGCTCGCGGGGCATCGGGTTCGAAATCGCCCGGGCGCTGGGCGAAGCCGGCGCGCGGGTCGCGATCCTCGCGCGCCGCTCCGAGTGGCTGCAGCCCGCCGAGCAGGCGTTGCGCGCGGCGGGCGTGCCGTGCGCGGGCATCGCCGCCGACGTGGCCGACCCTGACCAGGTGGCCCGCGCGGTGGACGCCGCGCAGCAGGCGGTGGGCGACCTGACGATCCTGGTGAACGCCGCGGGCCGCACCTGGGGCGCGCCGGCCGAGGCGATGCCCCTGGAGCGCTGGCGCGAGGTGATGGAGGCCAACGCCACCGGCACGTTCCTGGTGAGCCAGGCGGTGGGGCGCGGGATGATCGCCCGGCGGTACGGGCGGATCCTCAACGTGGCGTCGGTGGCGGGCCTCCAGGCCTCAGCCCCGGAGATCGCGCCCATCTCGGGCTACGCCGCCAGCAAGGGTGCCGTCATCGCCTACACGCGCCAGCTGGCGGTCGAATGGGCGCCGTACGGCATCACCGTCAACGCCCTGGCACCGGGATTCGTGCACACCCGCATGGCGGACGTGGTGATCACCCGCGCGGGGCAGCGCTTGGTCGACCGGATCCCGGTCGGCCGCGTCGGCGAGCCCGCCGACCTGCTGGGCATCGTCCTGGCGCTGGTAGCGCCGTCGGCCGGCTACATCACGGGACAGGTCGTCGTCGTGGACGGCGGGATGACGGCGGTCTGA
- a CDS encoding branched-chain amino acid ABC transporter permease, whose amino-acid sequence MAPGAAVVGTLAQALGPAAQYAIGGLATGSLYALVALGIVLLYRASRILNFAHGDLATFATFVAFTLLGRGAPFGVAVGVGLAGAAAMGAGFYAVAIRPIREGTLLGQIVMTLGLALALSGLMQVLWGAQTEVFPFPLSQTRVYRLGSLVVSEISLGTIAAGVVLMGVLYALVQRTRIGLAMRAVAQHPTAAQALGIPTRRIYAATWALASALGGAAGILLAPVVYLDPFMMLDPFLKGFAAAVLGGMDSLPGAVVGGFLLGVAEALFAGFVSLTFKTTLAFVIIIVVLLVRPQGLLGREYRRRV is encoded by the coding sequence GTGGCGCCGGGGGCCGCGGTGGTGGGGACGCTGGCCCAGGCGCTGGGCCCCGCGGCCCAGTACGCGATCGGGGGACTGGCGACCGGCAGCCTGTACGCGCTGGTGGCGCTGGGCATCGTCCTCCTCTACCGCGCCTCCCGGATCCTCAACTTCGCCCATGGGGACCTGGCCACGTTTGCCACCTTCGTCGCCTTCACGCTGCTCGGCCGGGGCGCCCCGTTTGGCGTGGCCGTGGGGGTGGGCCTGGCGGGGGCGGCGGCCATGGGCGCGGGCTTCTACGCCGTCGCGATCCGCCCCATCCGGGAAGGCACGCTGCTGGGCCAGATCGTGATGACACTCGGGCTGGCCCTGGCGCTGTCGGGGCTGATGCAGGTGCTCTGGGGCGCACAGACCGAGGTCTTCCCCTTCCCCCTCTCCCAGACCCGGGTCTACCGGCTTGGGAGCCTGGTCGTCAGCGAGATCAGCCTGGGCACCATCGCTGCGGGCGTCGTCCTCATGGGGGTGCTCTACGCGCTGGTCCAGCGCACGCGGATCGGGCTGGCCATGCGCGCCGTCGCCCAGCACCCCACGGCGGCCCAGGCCCTGGGCATTCCCACGCGGCGCATCTACGCGGCCACGTGGGCGCTGGCGTCCGCCCTGGGTGGCGCCGCCGGCATCCTGCTGGCGCCGGTCGTCTACCTCGACCCGTTCATGATGCTGGATCCGTTCCTCAAGGGCTTCGCGGCCGCCGTCCTGGGCGGGATGGACAGCCTGCCGGGCGCGGTCGTCGGGGGATTCCTGCTGGGCGTCGCCGAAGCCCTGTTCGCAGGGTTCGTCTCGCTGACGTTCAAGACGACCCTGGCGTTCGTTATCATCATTGTGGTCCTGCTGGTCCGTCCCCAGGGCCTCCTGGGGCGGGAGTACCGCCGGCGGGTATAG
- a CDS encoding AMP-binding protein has product MTVTLAPPTVSLETVPGLFFAQAARRGRAVALRRKRYGIWQRITWEEYAAQVRLVAHALLALGVQRGERVGLIGENRPEWLFADLAIQSVGAITTGIYTTSSPEQVHYILDHAGCRVFIVEGEEQLDKALEVRSRLPVLEHIVVMDPEGLRGFQDPQVLLWDQFLALGAEHARRAPTAVDERLAQIAPEDVAVLIYTSGTTGPPKGAMLTHRNITWTTAAIDAATPVRADDEVLSYLPLAHIAERQFSVFLPARWGYTVNFVENTDTVLENLREVAPTVFFGVPRVWEKLYSGVSLRMQENDAVKRTAYRVALAVARAAVQRRLARQPVPAWLRAAAGVADRLVLAPLRRRLGLHRIRLAYSAGAPIAPELLAYFWTIGVPVREIYGQTEDCGPTTMVQGDDIRLGTVGKPLPGVEVRIAPDGEILVRGPNVFAGYFRDPAATAAALVDGWLHSGDVGELDADGFLRITDRKKDLFITAGGKNIAPQYIENKLKASPYINDAVVIGDGRRYCTALIVIDEENVTTWAQDRRVPFTTYADLAARPEVYDLIKAEVAAVNRTLSSPEQIKRFAILPRRLHAEEGDVTPTLKVKRKAIMEKYADVIAALYRD; this is encoded by the coding sequence ATGACGGTGACCCTGGCACCGCCCACGGTCTCCCTCGAGACGGTCCCGGGCCTCTTCTTCGCCCAGGCGGCCCGCCGCGGGCGCGCGGTGGCGTTGCGGCGCAAGCGCTACGGCATCTGGCAGCGCATCACCTGGGAGGAGTACGCGGCCCAGGTGCGCCTGGTGGCGCACGCGCTGCTCGCCCTGGGCGTGCAGCGCGGCGAGCGCGTCGGGCTCATCGGTGAGAACCGGCCCGAGTGGCTGTTCGCCGACCTGGCCATTCAGAGCGTTGGGGCCATCACGACAGGCATCTACACCACCAGCAGCCCCGAGCAGGTGCACTACATCCTCGACCACGCTGGGTGCCGCGTCTTCATCGTCGAGGGCGAGGAGCAACTCGACAAGGCCCTCGAGGTCCGCAGCCGGCTACCGGTGCTGGAGCACATCGTCGTGATGGACCCCGAGGGCCTGCGCGGGTTCCAGGACCCCCAGGTGCTCCTGTGGGACCAGTTCCTGGCCCTGGGCGCAGAGCACGCCCGGCGCGCGCCTACCGCCGTCGACGAGCGCCTGGCCCAGATCGCGCCCGAGGACGTCGCGGTGCTGATCTACACCTCAGGGACCACCGGCCCGCCCAAGGGCGCGATGCTCACGCACCGCAACATCACGTGGACCACGGCGGCGATCGACGCCGCCACGCCGGTCCGGGCCGACGACGAGGTGCTGTCCTACCTGCCGCTGGCCCACATCGCCGAGCGGCAGTTCTCGGTCTTCCTCCCGGCGCGGTGGGGCTACACCGTGAACTTCGTCGAGAACACCGATACGGTGCTGGAGAACCTCAGGGAGGTCGCGCCCACGGTCTTCTTCGGGGTGCCCCGGGTGTGGGAGAAGCTCTACTCGGGCGTCTCCCTGCGGATGCAGGAGAACGACGCGGTCAAGCGCACGGCCTACCGGGTGGCGCTGGCCGTCGCCCGCGCGGCGGTGCAGCGGCGACTGGCGCGCCAGCCGGTGCCCGCCTGGCTGCGCGCCGCGGCCGGGGTGGCCGATCGCCTGGTGCTGGCGCCCCTGCGCCGCCGGCTGGGGCTGCACCGGATCCGGCTGGCCTACTCGGCGGGCGCCCCGATCGCCCCGGAGCTGCTGGCGTACTTCTGGACGATCGGCGTCCCCGTGCGGGAGATCTACGGGCAGACCGAGGACTGCGGCCCCACCACGATGGTGCAGGGCGACGACATCCGGCTGGGCACCGTGGGCAAACCGCTGCCCGGCGTGGAGGTGCGGATCGCGCCCGACGGCGAGATCCTGGTGCGGGGGCCCAACGTCTTCGCGGGCTACTTCCGCGACCCGGCGGCGACCGCGGCCGCCCTGGTCGACGGCTGGCTGCACTCCGGCGACGTGGGGGAGCTGGACGCCGACGGTTTCCTGCGCATCACCGACCGCAAGAAGGACCTGTTCATCACCGCGGGCGGCAAGAACATCGCGCCCCAGTACATCGAGAACAAGCTCAAGGCCAGCCCGTACATCAACGACGCCGTGGTGATCGGCGACGGGCGTCGCTACTGCACCGCGCTGATCGTCATCGACGAGGAGAACGTGACGACGTGGGCGCAGGACCGCCGCGTGCCGTTCACGACCTACGCCGACCTGGCGGCCCGGCCGGAGGTCTACGACCTGATCAAGGCCGAGGTGGCCGCGGTGAACCGGACCCTGTCCTCGCCCGAGCAGATCAAGCGGTTCGCGATCCTCCCCCGGCGGCTGCACGCCGAGGAAGGCGACGTGACGCCCACCCTGAAGGTCAAGCGCAAGGCGATCATGGAGAAGTACGCCGACGTGATCGCCGCGCTGTACCGCGACTGA
- a CDS encoding ABC transporter ATP-binding protein, giving the protein MTDDAALLRVRNVETAYYGRLTVLRGVSLDVRAGQVVAMLGSNGAGKTTLLRTIMGFIPDQPHKGTVEVLGRRVNGWAPEDIAALGVAYIPEGRGIFPELTVEENLVLGAYTRRDRDVAADLAALTARFPILAERRHQLAGTLSGGEQQMLAIARALLARPKLLLLDEPSLGLAPRVVVDVFRILREIHAAGVAILLVEQNARQALAVADYAYVLENGRIVLEGASARLQEDPNVQELYLGVVREESVKGYRRYKIRRRWA; this is encoded by the coding sequence GTGACCGACGACGCGGCCCTGCTGCGAGTCCGCAACGTCGAGACCGCGTACTACGGCCGCCTGACCGTGCTGCGGGGGGTCTCGCTGGACGTGCGGGCGGGCCAGGTGGTGGCGATGCTGGGGTCCAACGGCGCGGGCAAGACGACCCTGCTGCGCACCATCATGGGCTTCATCCCCGACCAGCCCCACAAGGGCACGGTGGAGGTGCTGGGCCGTCGGGTGAACGGCTGGGCCCCCGAGGACATCGCGGCGCTGGGCGTGGCCTACATCCCCGAGGGCCGGGGCATCTTCCCCGAGCTCACCGTGGAAGAGAACCTGGTGCTGGGCGCCTACACCCGGCGCGACCGGGACGTGGCCGCCGACCTGGCGGCCCTGACGGCGCGCTTCCCGATCCTCGCCGAGCGCCGCCACCAGCTGGCGGGGACGCTGTCGGGCGGGGAGCAGCAGATGCTGGCCATCGCCCGCGCCCTGCTGGCCCGCCCGAAGCTGCTGCTCCTCGACGAGCCGTCGCTGGGGCTGGCCCCGCGGGTGGTCGTCGACGTCTTCCGCATCCTCCGCGAGATCCATGCGGCGGGCGTGGCGATCCTGCTGGTCGAGCAGAACGCGCGCCAGGCGCTGGCCGTGGCCGACTACGCCTACGTCCTGGAGAACGGCCGCATCGTGCTCGAAGGCGCCAGCGCGCGCCTTCAGGAGGACCCCAACGTGCAGGAGCTCTACCTGGGGGTCGTCCGCGAGGAGTCGGTGAAGGGCTACCGGCGCTACAAGATCCGGCGGCGGTGGGCCTGA
- a CDS encoding carbohydrate ABC transporter permease: protein MRRRRRLGRAVRRAALYLAAAAFTVFAVFPFYWMFLTTFKQDRDLYVGGTVMTHIPWIFNLPPTLDHVTLLLRQTLYLVWVRNTVLVGLVVVAITLVLAAPAGYSLARLTGRWGERLSIGIFLTYLVPPTLLFIPFSRLIAVLGLQNSLWALVLVYPTFTVPFCTWLMAGFFRSIPRDIEEQGMIDGYSRLAVAGRVVLPLAVSGLLTIAIFAFTQVMQDFVYALTFISSVDRMTVSLGVPVALVRGDVFYWGSLMAACLFTSVPIAVVYNLVIDRFIAGLTAGAVKG from the coding sequence ATGAGACGCCGGCGCCGTCTGGGCCGTGCCGTCCGCCGCGCCGCGCTCTACCTGGCGGCGGCCGCCTTCACCGTCTTCGCCGTCTTCCCCTTCTACTGGATGTTCCTGACCACGTTCAAGCAGGACCGGGACCTCTACGTCGGCGGCACGGTGATGACCCACATCCCGTGGATCTTCAACCTCCCCCCGACGCTGGACCACGTGACCCTGCTGCTGCGGCAGACGCTCTACCTGGTCTGGGTGCGCAACACCGTGCTGGTCGGCCTGGTGGTGGTAGCGATCACCCTGGTGCTGGCGGCCCCCGCCGGGTACAGCCTGGCCCGGCTCACCGGCCGGTGGGGCGAGCGGCTCAGCATCGGGATCTTCCTGACCTACCTGGTCCCGCCCACGCTGCTGTTCATCCCCTTCTCGCGCCTGATCGCCGTGCTGGGGTTGCAGAACTCGCTGTGGGCGCTGGTGCTGGTCTACCCGACGTTCACCGTGCCGTTCTGCACCTGGCTGATGGCGGGGTTCTTCCGGTCGATCCCGCGCGACATCGAGGAACAGGGGATGATCGACGGGTACAGCCGCCTGGCGGTCGCCGGCCGCGTGGTGCTGCCACTGGCGGTTTCGGGCCTGCTCACCATCGCCATCTTCGCCTTCACCCAGGTCATGCAGGACTTCGTCTACGCGCTGACGTTCATCAGTTCGGTCGACCGCATGACCGTCAGCCTGGGCGTGCCCGTGGCCCTGGTGCGGGGAGACGTCTTCTACTGGGGCTCGCTGATGGCGGCCTGTCTGTTCACCAGCGTCCCCATCGCCGTGGTCTACAACCTGGTGATCGACCGCTTCATCGCAGGGCTGACGGCGGGGGCCGTGAAGGGCTGA
- a CDS encoding ABC transporter ATP-binding protein, protein MSQTAYVETRGLRKHFGEVRAVDGVDLTVFEGELLVLLGPSGCGKTTLMRMIAGLEVPTAGEIYIGGQLMDADVPPRARGIAMVFQSYALYPHKTAFQNIAFPLEALRTPPATIRERVHEAARKFGLQHLLPRRPRQLSGGERQRVALSRAVVRDPKVFLFDEPLSNLDAQLRAIARYELKEFQRQIGTTTIYVTHDQVEAMGLGDRIAVMDKGKIRQIGTPQAVYDYPADVFVATFLGSPPMNLVEWTDGTLLGFRPEAFLPREAVPPGEDVESFRFRVRQIEHLGASRLLYGALEDRPAAERTVIADLPATVTVAIAEGEVYPFVVPRRALRYFDARTGLARTRGPA, encoded by the coding sequence GTGAGCCAGACCGCCTATGTCGAAACCCGCGGGCTGCGCAAGCACTTCGGGGAGGTGCGCGCGGTCGACGGCGTCGACCTCACCGTCTTCGAGGGCGAACTGCTGGTGCTGCTGGGGCCCTCGGGGTGCGGGAAGACCACCCTGATGCGGATGATCGCAGGCCTGGAGGTGCCCACCGCCGGCGAGATCTACATCGGCGGGCAGTTGATGGATGCCGACGTCCCGCCGCGGGCCCGAGGCATCGCCATGGTCTTCCAGAGCTACGCCCTCTACCCGCACAAGACCGCCTTCCAGAACATCGCGTTCCCCCTGGAGGCGCTGCGCACCCCGCCGGCCACCATCCGGGAGCGGGTGCATGAGGCGGCCAGGAAGTTCGGGCTCCAGCACCTGCTGCCGCGGCGGCCCCGGCAGCTCTCGGGCGGCGAGCGTCAGCGGGTGGCGCTCTCCCGGGCGGTGGTGCGCGACCCCAAGGTCTTCCTCTTCGACGAGCCACTGTCCAACCTCGACGCGCAGCTCCGCGCTATCGCCCGCTACGAGCTCAAGGAGTTCCAGCGCCAAATCGGGACCACCACCATCTACGTCACCCACGACCAGGTGGAGGCCATGGGCCTGGGCGACCGCATCGCCGTCATGGACAAGGGGAAGATCCGGCAGATCGGCACGCCCCAGGCGGTCTACGACTACCCGGCGGACGTGTTCGTGGCCACCTTCCTGGGCTCGCCGCCCATGAACCTGGTCGAGTGGACCGACGGCACGCTGCTGGGGTTCCGACCGGAGGCCTTCCTGCCGCGGGAGGCGGTGCCGCCCGGCGAGGACGTGGAGTCCTTCCGGTTCCGGGTGCGCCAGATCGAGCACCTGGGGGCGTCTCGGCTGCTCTACGGGGCCCTGGAGGACCGTCCGGCAGCCGAGCGGACGGTCATCGCCGACCTGCCGGCGACCGTCACCGTGGCCATCGCCGAGGGCGAGGTCTACCCCTTCGTGGTGCCGCGACGCGCGCTGCGCTACTTCGACGCCCGCACGGGGCTGGCCCGTACCCGTGGCCCTGCCTAG